The Stygiolobus azoricus genome window below encodes:
- a CDS encoding tetratricopeptide repeat protein yields the protein MEEVEKLIKEGKYKDALNLVKGQEDSPIKFYYLALIYFKSGKLKEALRFAEKAKRTGSEPRFSTLYAYILYSLGYERQDVELLEKALKEMQKALMTNKQLENDYEFLYYMANTLYELEKYNEALDAVNKALAIKEDESLHKLKGDILFKLGKYEDAIKEYEKSIEKDENLYAIGFTYYKMGEYKKALEYLDKAIAINPENPYYYETKAEVLLELEKKDEAMKEINKALEIDPENPYLVSIEVEILSHLDQKKALKIAQDYIKYFEEYRDIFCEDIKDKKVKDDVKKEIEILCP from the coding sequence ATGGAAGAAGTGGAAAAGCTTATAAAAGAAGGTAAATATAAAGATGCCCTAAACCTAGTTAAGGGTCAAGAAGACTCTCCAATAAAGTTTTACTACTTAGCCCTAATCTATTTCAAGAGCGGGAAGTTAAAAGAAGCGTTAAGGTTTGCGGAGAAGGCTAAGAGGACTGGTAGTGAACCAAGATTCTCGACCCTTTACGCTTACATACTTTATTCTCTAGGATATGAGAGACAAGATGTCGAGTTATTAGAAAAAGCCCTAAAGGAGATGCAGAAAGCGTTAATGACAAATAAGCAGCTTGAAAATGACTACGAGTTCCTTTACTACATGGCTAACACCCTCTATGAGCTGGAAAAGTATAATGAGGCTTTAGACGCTGTTAACAAGGCTTTAGCAATAAAAGAAGATGAATCACTGCATAAACTTAAGGGGGATATACTCTTTAAACTTGGTAAATATGAGGATGCTATAAAAGAGTATGAAAAAAGTATTGAAAAAGACGAGAACCTTTACGCTATAGGCTTTACTTACTACAAGATGGGAGAGTATAAAAAGGCGCTCGAATATCTTGATAAGGCAATTGCAATTAACCCTGAAAACCCATATTATTACGAGACTAAGGCCGAGGTACTTCTAGAGTTAGAGAAGAAAGATGAGGCAATGAAAGAGATAAACAAGGCTTTAGAAATAGACCCAGAGAATCCGTATTTAGTATCTATCGAGGTTGAAATTCTATCTCACTTAGATCAGAAAAAAGCTCTGAAGATTGCACAAGATTACATTAAGTATTTTGAAGAATATAGAGATATATTTTGTGAAGACATTAAGGATAAAAAAGTAAAAGATGATGTAAAGAAAGAAATAGAAATTTTATGTCCATAA
- the treH2 gene encoding alpha,alpha-trehalase TreH2 — translation MNYAFLSNGLTSALEANGSIEWFPVPRYDSPSVFTKILDSEKGGYFLLTPLSNEYKVQQEYLGYSLVLKTSFKTTSGEAKVIDFLPLSLPAIIRLYDSEVGLKAVIRPVFNYGLINAGTEIVEDKGVVYKNPLSKEGLELLIYGNFEIKSPYEITIKPGRGYLYLLYSKDLRYGLFSQKGFVYSKPYDAFSKLISYTEKELSKARKVNVLRDMYYRSLSVILGMYYKPSGGIVASPTSSIPEIVGESRNWDYRFVWVRDSSYAVEALVKAGLTNYARRTLDFLISVLDPSSKSFDHPFYTIDGTPPPAEETLDWLSGFLNSKPVRIGNAAYLQIQMDVEGAFMNALYTYYKETEDDDYIDRNFWAVESIASWVKSSWRDPSTDIWEERGVMRHYTHTKVMSWVAMDRASKLASVLNYNELAEEWKIIANEIREDVMRNGVKDGSFIRYYGGDEVDAALLTLPLYDFIKAEDRVFLNTLDRIEKELKVGEGLYLRYRKDFMGFAVNPFTLVTLWMARVYIRLNQEDKALELLDRIRQCSSPLGLIGEHIDLKTCEARGNFPHLFPHSGIVMTIIELEEKKNEKQQNVPINQ, via the coding sequence ATGAATTACGCATTCCTATCTAACGGATTAACGTCAGCCCTTGAGGCAAATGGAAGTATCGAGTGGTTTCCCGTACCTCGTTATGATTCACCTTCAGTTTTCACCAAGATTCTTGACAGTGAAAAGGGTGGTTACTTTTTACTTACCCCTTTATCAAACGAGTACAAAGTGCAACAGGAGTACTTAGGTTATTCACTAGTACTTAAGACCTCTTTCAAGACTACCTCAGGAGAGGCGAAAGTAATAGACTTTCTTCCCCTCTCCTTACCTGCGATCATAAGGCTTTACGATAGCGAAGTGGGGTTGAAAGCTGTCATCAGACCCGTTTTCAATTACGGTTTAATTAATGCTGGGACTGAAATAGTTGAGGACAAAGGCGTTGTCTACAAAAACCCTTTGTCCAAGGAAGGCTTAGAGCTCCTAATATACGGGAACTTTGAAATAAAGTCACCTTACGAGATCACTATTAAACCCGGAAGGGGATACCTCTACTTACTTTATTCAAAAGATTTGAGATACGGACTCTTTAGCCAAAAAGGCTTTGTGTACTCTAAGCCTTACGATGCCTTCTCGAAACTGATAAGCTATACTGAAAAGGAACTGTCCAAAGCGAGAAAAGTGAACGTTCTGAGAGATATGTACTACCGCTCCCTATCAGTGATTCTAGGGATGTACTATAAGCCTTCAGGAGGAATTGTAGCATCTCCTACGTCTTCAATTCCAGAAATAGTAGGAGAGAGCAGAAACTGGGATTATAGGTTTGTCTGGGTCAGGGACTCCTCTTACGCTGTAGAGGCTTTAGTTAAGGCTGGGTTAACTAACTATGCTAGGAGGACATTAGACTTCTTAATTAGTGTTTTAGACCCCTCCTCAAAGAGCTTCGACCATCCGTTTTATACAATTGACGGTACACCACCTCCAGCTGAGGAAACTCTCGATTGGCTAAGCGGATTCCTCAATAGTAAACCCGTTAGGATTGGAAATGCAGCTTATTTACAAATACAAATGGACGTGGAAGGAGCATTTATGAACGCCTTGTATACGTATTATAAGGAGACTGAAGATGATGATTACATTGATAGGAACTTCTGGGCCGTTGAATCAATAGCATCTTGGGTTAAATCTTCGTGGAGAGACCCAAGCACCGACATATGGGAGGAAAGGGGAGTGATGAGGCATTACACTCATACTAAAGTCATGAGTTGGGTGGCGATGGATAGGGCTTCAAAACTGGCTTCAGTACTCAATTATAACGAACTGGCTGAAGAATGGAAGATTATAGCTAATGAAATAAGAGAGGATGTAATGAGGAACGGAGTAAAGGACGGATCTTTTATAAGATACTATGGCGGAGATGAAGTAGATGCCGCACTCTTAACGTTACCTCTCTACGATTTCATAAAAGCCGAAGATAGAGTATTTCTGAACACACTAGATAGGATAGAAAAGGAGTTGAAAGTGGGGGAAGGTTTATATTTAAGGTACAGAAAGGACTTCATGGGCTTTGCCGTAAATCCCTTTACGTTAGTTACTCTGTGGATGGCGAGAGTTTACATAAGGTTAAACCAAGAGGATAAGGCATTGGAGTTATTGGATAGAATTAGGCAATGCTCCTCCCCTCTGGGCTTAATAGGTGAACATATAGACCTCAAGACGTGTGAGGCAAGGGGTAATTTCCCCCACTTGTTCCCACACTCTGGGATAGTAATGACAATAATTGAACTGGAGGAGAAGAAGAATGAAAAACAGCAGAATGTTCCAATTAATCAATGA
- a CDS encoding PaaI family thioesterase, giving the protein MTDESIQGYNKIELVKTFDVDRINNILSRENLFSYLGLRVVKIDKGYAETVLNYSENVLRIGGVLHGGAIMSAIDYTGGLATMTVNDGDDQVTQELKINFLEPMKDGPFRCVGKVIRAGKTVVVVEIEFYDKNNVLGAKALGTWYILRGRNVSK; this is encoded by the coding sequence ATGACAGATGAGAGCATTCAAGGTTATAATAAGATTGAGTTAGTAAAAACTTTTGACGTGGATAGGATAAACAACATATTGTCGAGAGAAAACTTATTCAGCTACTTGGGATTGAGAGTTGTCAAAATTGATAAAGGATATGCAGAAACTGTATTAAATTACTCCGAAAACGTATTGAGAATAGGAGGAGTGTTACACGGAGGAGCTATTATGAGTGCTATTGATTACACAGGTGGATTGGCGACTATGACCGTTAACGACGGTGATGATCAAGTAACACAAGAACTAAAAATAAACTTTCTTGAGCCGATGAAAGACGGACCTTTTAGATGCGTCGGGAAAGTAATAAGGGCTGGTAAAACTGTAGTAGTCGTGGAGATAGAGTTCTACGATAAGAATAACGTTCTGGGAGCTAAGGCTTTAGGTACATGGTATATATTGAGAGGAAGGAATGTTTCAAAATGA
- a CDS encoding SAM-dependent methyltransferase yields MKVIIEHLEPELSKWILYEYESAYNILGDNLLITGVKIDGIPSTEKRFHEIVDPSKVVILDPFAEEKLSRKDLTENEAVIIGGILGDHPPRGRTKEFVSDNFPQAKKRNLGKDQFTIDSTALLIKELLLGKKRVKYTFMPKILCRYKEVESEIDLPFAYVLLDGKPYIYSKLFSFLTKGLKECIVNFDNVKEFEIVENSV; encoded by the coding sequence GTGAAAGTCATAATTGAACATTTGGAGCCAGAGTTGTCTAAATGGATCCTTTACGAGTATGAAAGTGCTTATAATATTTTAGGTGATAATTTGCTCATTACTGGCGTAAAGATAGACGGTATACCTAGTACTGAAAAGAGGTTTCATGAAATTGTAGACCCTAGTAAGGTAGTAATATTAGATCCGTTTGCAGAGGAAAAGTTAAGTAGGAAAGATTTGACGGAAAATGAAGCTGTAATTATTGGAGGAATTCTTGGAGATCATCCTCCGAGAGGCAGAACAAAAGAGTTCGTTTCTGATAATTTCCCTCAAGCTAAAAAGAGGAATTTAGGAAAGGATCAGTTCACGATAGATAGTACTGCTCTCTTGATTAAGGAATTACTTCTTGGCAAGAAAAGAGTCAAGTATACCTTTATGCCTAAGATTCTCTGCAGATATAAGGAGGTTGAGAGCGAAATAGACTTACCTTTTGCTTATGTCCTTTTGGATGGTAAACCGTATATTTATTCCAAACTTTTCTCTTTCTTAACTAAAGGATTAAAAGAATGTATTGTAAATTTTGATAATGTAAAAGAATTTGAAATTGTAGAAAATTCAGTATAA
- a CDS encoding helix-turn-helix domain-containing protein — MSEKLKTSKEVIRCCYKISDTDVDCLFKLVELGKPVTSEELSALLKMSKTTVENSLKKLIDIGLVVREKGDEKKIGRPKYYYEIISNYMEKLKHDLTECSRKIQSSMSNF; from the coding sequence ATGAGTGAGAAACTGAAAACTAGTAAAGAAGTAATACGATGTTGTTATAAGATATCCGATACTGACGTTGACTGTTTATTTAAATTAGTAGAACTGGGAAAGCCAGTGACATCAGAGGAACTTTCAGCACTGCTAAAGATGAGTAAGACTACTGTCGAGAACAGCCTCAAGAAGTTGATAGATATAGGGCTTGTGGTGAGGGAGAAAGGGGATGAAAAGAAGATAGGGAGACCAAAATATTACTATGAGATTATATCTAATTATATGGAAAAATTAAAGCATGATTTAACTGAATGTTCAAGAAAGATTCAGTCAAGCATGTCTAATTTTTAA
- a CDS encoding HD domain-containing protein translates to MSKLIRDPIHGYIEISDKVLPIISHPYFQRLRYISQNALAHMVYPGMRHTRFEHSLGVMYLIKEFLQYVKKNSEGLDFVDEDYVELVGVTGLLHDIGHLAFSHTFESALQVTRDVYGITNINYQGKKTHVYNGISIIERELAPILEKNFSSHSDPVKFITNVLKEEPKNEEEKLALQLVSNFVDADRGDYLLRDSYYAGVGYGSYDVERLKRVLTYVDGKIAVLKKAIPIVEQFLLARMYMFENVYFHSVVGMYNSILSHAIAKLISKGKLVLDNLLHITDYNVLASISVMEDEKFPQAIFFRSGYKRIKKDIEGDCLNSIDKKEIIELSRETDGGVIYYEFFDTPYSEVGEAVYIFDGENIYQLSKFSNLINAVKDLKKAIIVYHVSQAEKVKKYERIIDECVKSHLSS, encoded by the coding sequence ATGAGTAAGTTAATAAGAGACCCTATACACGGTTACATAGAAATAAGCGACAAAGTTCTGCCAATCATTTCTCACCCTTATTTTCAAAGGCTCAGGTACATAAGTCAAAACGCTTTAGCTCACATGGTATACCCTGGAATGAGACATACACGTTTTGAACACAGCCTAGGAGTAATGTACCTTATAAAGGAGTTTCTGCAATACGTTAAAAAGAACAGTGAAGGATTAGATTTTGTTGACGAGGACTACGTTGAACTTGTAGGTGTAACCGGTCTGCTTCACGACATAGGGCATTTAGCCTTCTCCCACACTTTTGAATCGGCTTTACAAGTTACTAGGGACGTTTATGGGATTACGAACATAAATTACCAAGGTAAAAAGACCCATGTCTACAACGGGATTAGCATAATCGAGAGAGAGCTTGCACCAATACTCGAAAAGAACTTTTCATCTCACAGTGACCCCGTGAAGTTCATCACAAACGTACTCAAAGAGGAACCTAAAAATGAGGAGGAAAAACTAGCCTTGCAACTTGTATCCAACTTCGTTGATGCAGACAGAGGAGATTACTTACTGAGAGACTCCTACTACGCTGGTGTAGGTTACGGTTCTTACGACGTGGAGAGGTTGAAGAGAGTATTAACGTATGTTGACGGTAAGATAGCAGTTCTTAAAAAGGCTATCCCTATTGTTGAACAGTTCCTTTTAGCTAGGATGTACATGTTCGAAAACGTTTATTTCCACAGCGTAGTCGGCATGTATAACTCAATACTATCCCATGCAATCGCTAAGTTAATTTCAAAAGGTAAACTTGTACTAGACAATTTGCTTCACATAACGGATTATAATGTTCTTGCCTCTATATCAGTAATGGAGGATGAGAAGTTCCCTCAGGCCATATTCTTCCGTTCAGGGTACAAGAGGATAAAGAAGGATATTGAAGGTGATTGTCTTAACAGTATCGATAAGAAGGAAATAATCGAGTTGAGTAGGGAAACTGATGGTGGTGTAATATATTATGAGTTCTTCGACACTCCATATAGTGAAGTTGGAGAGGCCGTCTACATATTTGATGGAGAGAATATATATCAACTGTCTAAATTCTCCAATTTGATCAATGCAGTTAAAGATCTAAAGAAGGCGATAATAGTTTATCACGTGAGCCAAGCTGAAAAGGTCAAAAAGTATGAAAGGATAATTGATGAGTGCGTTAAGTCTCATCTGTCTAGTTGA
- a CDS encoding GIY-YIG nuclease family protein, producing MNCRKGNIRTKSKEFHLEEGFYAYVGSCGVNCAKRISRHMSKEKRKMHWHIDFASSELCEVIAVLVVPLSEKEIVRSLVDKYEYVIGFGSSDDTEYPSHLFKIDMISFLRSINSLVKD from the coding sequence TTGAATTGTCGTAAAGGCAATATCAGGACTAAGTCTAAAGAATTCCACTTAGAGGAGGGTTTCTATGCTTACGTCGGTTCTTGCGGAGTGAATTGTGCTAAGAGGATCTCTAGACATATGAGTAAGGAAAAGAGGAAAATGCATTGGCACATAGATTTTGCTTCTTCAGAACTTTGTGAAGTAATAGCGGTTCTCGTTGTCCCTTTAAGCGAGAAGGAAATAGTGAGAAGTCTCGTCGACAAATACGAATACGTGATAGGTTTCGGTTCATCAGATGATACCGAATACCCATCTCATCTGTTTAAGATAGACATGATCTCCTTCTTGAGGTCTATTAATTCCTTAGTTAAAGATTGA
- a CDS encoding purine-nucleoside phosphorylase has translation MNPVHILAKKGEVAERVLIAGDPGRVKLLSTLLEEPKLVNENRGFLVYTGKYKDVKVSIATHGIGGPSIAIVLEELAMLGGKVFIRYGTAGALVPELDKGDYVIVTGASYNRGGLFHQYFKDDACISSTPDFDVLLALYNSFKAKGLKFFTGNVFSSDAFYAEDEDFTKKWSERGNIAVEMECATLFALSKLRKLKSGAVVVVSDSLVKGGWISKEDLEKKIMQGANAILDALISL, from the coding sequence ATGAACCCGGTTCACATATTAGCTAAGAAAGGAGAAGTCGCGGAAAGAGTCTTAATAGCAGGTGATCCAGGTAGAGTTAAACTACTCTCAACTTTATTGGAAGAACCCAAGCTTGTAAACGAGAACAGAGGTTTTCTAGTGTATACTGGTAAATACAAGGATGTTAAGGTAAGTATCGCGACGCATGGAATAGGTGGCCCCTCGATAGCCATAGTCCTCGAGGAATTAGCGATGTTAGGCGGGAAGGTCTTCATTAGGTACGGTACGGCAGGAGCTTTAGTCCCCGAGTTGGACAAAGGGGACTACGTTATAGTTACTGGAGCTTCTTACAACCGTGGTGGTCTCTTCCACCAGTATTTCAAGGATGACGCATGTATCTCATCCACTCCCGATTTTGACGTATTATTAGCACTGTATAACTCGTTTAAGGCTAAAGGGCTTAAGTTCTTTACCGGCAATGTATTCAGCAGTGATGCATTTTATGCAGAAGATGAAGACTTCACAAAGAAGTGGTCTGAAAGAGGTAATATAGCTGTTGAGATGGAGTGTGCTACTCTTTTCGCACTTAGTAAGTTAAGGAAATTGAAGAGTGGGGCAGTTGTAGTGGTCTCCGATAGTTTAGTCAAGGGCGGGTGGATAAGTAAGGAGGATTTAGAAAAGAAAATAATGCAAGGAGCTAATGCAATACTTGACGCACTGATTAGTTTATAA
- a CDS encoding GHMP kinase, which produces MKEIKSVASAPGKVLWIGSYSVVFGGIGHVIAVNKRVHAECRISNENLFETSYGIFKNRGNELIESVLNQFRVMYGNIPKFHVKLINDPEFIINGRKSGLGSSSAATVALTACIFSLLSGENNPDEVHKIAQRANYERQKGIGSGFDVASAVYGSIVYRRFTSIEKMDYYVKPLRINKELVMAFIGESFDTVSSVAEFVKKKDDPRFKEIMSMIEEENKFAIELIEKGRVEEAVEHVRLARNMLVNLATEVVNVKIENDLTRKLEEIAEREGAIFSLSPGAGGESVVAIGDNLERVKEAWSKIKGISVITLKEDEGLKFEV; this is translated from the coding sequence GTGAAGGAGATAAAAAGTGTAGCCAGTGCGCCAGGCAAAGTTTTATGGATAGGTAGTTACTCCGTAGTGTTCGGAGGAATAGGTCATGTGATAGCTGTAAACAAGAGAGTTCACGCTGAGTGTAGAATCTCCAACGAAAACTTGTTTGAGACATCGTACGGGATTTTTAAAAATAGAGGAAATGAGTTGATTGAAAGTGTGTTAAACCAGTTCAGAGTGATGTATGGTAATATACCTAAATTTCATGTTAAGCTAATCAACGACCCAGAGTTCATAATCAACGGTAGAAAAAGCGGTCTAGGTAGTTCTTCAGCTGCAACAGTCGCCTTAACAGCGTGTATCTTTTCCCTTTTAAGCGGAGAGAATAACCCTGACGAGGTGCACAAGATAGCTCAGAGAGCAAATTACGAGAGACAAAAAGGGATAGGTAGCGGTTTCGATGTGGCTTCTGCGGTATATGGTTCTATTGTCTATAGAAGGTTTACTAGCATAGAGAAGATGGATTATTACGTGAAACCGTTGAGGATAAATAAGGAACTGGTGATGGCGTTCATCGGGGAGAGTTTTGATACTGTAAGTTCTGTAGCCGAGTTCGTTAAGAAAAAAGATGACCCGCGTTTTAAGGAGATAATGAGTATGATAGAAGAAGAGAACAAGTTTGCCATTGAACTTATAGAAAAGGGAAGGGTAGAAGAGGCTGTTGAACACGTGAGGTTAGCTAGGAACATGCTCGTAAACTTAGCTACTGAAGTAGTTAACGTTAAGATTGAAAACGATTTAACCAGAAAGTTAGAGGAAATAGCTGAAAGAGAGGGGGCTATCTTTTCTCTGTCTCCCGGAGCTGGAGGTGAGTCGGTAGTAGCTATTGGGGATAACCTTGAAAGGGTGAAAGAAGCGTGGAGTAAAATTAAAGGTATTTCAGTAATCACACTTAAAGAAGACGAGGGATTGAAATTTGAGGTATGA
- the mvaD gene encoding diphosphomevalonate decarboxylase yields the protein MRYEGEAIAPSNIAIVKYWGKRNEELNLPLNSSLSVTLQGLEVRTKVIFDEEFDKDEVIINGEKASPEEVEEYSGRVLKIFRKIYGKDIHAKVISHSNFPKAVGLASSAAGIAALVYAANSALSLGLDQKELSKIARIGSGSACRSTVGGFVLWTKGERDDGEDSYCYQLFPENHWKELVDVIPIVSSSKKKVSSRKGMIRTSETSDLMKCRVEFVENSLKDVIGSIAKKDEQRFYYWTMRHSNNMHAVILDSWPSFFYLNDISFRIMEWVQDSGIAGYTFDAGPNPHIFTTEKHLDEVINFIKELGIRDYIVTRVGSGPRVIN from the coding sequence TTGAGGTATGAAGGTGAGGCTATAGCACCGTCAAATATAGCAATAGTCAAGTATTGGGGAAAGAGAAATGAAGAACTCAACTTACCTCTTAATTCCTCACTATCCGTAACTTTGCAAGGTTTAGAGGTCAGGACTAAGGTGATCTTCGATGAGGAGTTCGACAAAGATGAGGTGATCATAAACGGGGAAAAAGCGAGCCCAGAGGAGGTAGAGGAGTACAGCGGTAGAGTGTTAAAAATATTTCGCAAGATTTACGGTAAAGATATTCATGCGAAAGTGATTTCTCACTCCAATTTCCCTAAGGCGGTAGGTCTAGCTTCTTCAGCAGCAGGCATCGCAGCACTGGTCTATGCAGCTAATAGTGCCTTGAGTCTTGGTCTAGACCAAAAAGAGTTGTCTAAGATAGCTAGGATAGGCTCTGGCAGTGCATGCAGGAGTACGGTAGGGGGGTTCGTCCTTTGGACTAAAGGTGAAAGAGACGACGGAGAGGACTCGTATTGTTATCAACTATTCCCAGAAAATCACTGGAAAGAATTGGTAGACGTCATACCAATTGTCTCGTCCAGCAAAAAGAAGGTGTCCTCACGTAAAGGGATGATAAGGACTTCCGAGACTTCGGATTTGATGAAGTGCAGGGTGGAGTTCGTAGAAAATTCGTTAAAAGACGTAATAGGCTCTATAGCAAAAAAAGACGAGCAGAGGTTTTATTACTGGACTATGAGGCACAGTAACAATATGCATGCAGTGATACTTGATAGCTGGCCCTCATTTTTCTATCTTAACGACATCTCTTTTAGGATAATGGAGTGGGTTCAGGATAGCGGAATAGCAGGTTACACTTTTGATGCTGGTCCTAACCCCCATATTTTCACTACTGAAAAACACCTTGACGAAGTCATAAACTTCATAAAGGAGTTAGGAATTAGAGATTACATCGTAACGAGAGTTGGTTCAGGTCCTAGAGTCATCAACTAG
- a CDS encoding glycosyltransferase family 4 protein gives MIANITHYAMVSVAINTQTPPIRFRQTYRDLVEKYGYLELPIDLSAIDSSDYYISVGGVAKMMMAILDKFSKVRWVSLGPGYPPEVIYNGKEFYFVDVQPETLKGYTEFKEGIYNESHGLTKYEIQPFHYISYADYNWLSAKKLLQFYKDTDIYFINDFQQLLVGGIIGPSAPAVLWYHIPFVPELLSRKIRDFIVKSFEGFDYVIVSTKRDLEGLLRAGARTKVKQIYPYINTSSYKKPGKGEVEKVRDKYGLKPDDKVITVVARMDPMKSQDVVITAMKEVKTPNVKLLLVGDGSFTSGALGTGKASSWVRKLKALAQDLGVYDKVVFTGHVDDEELFTIYEASDVIVLPSRIEGFGLVVCEGWVYGKPAIVSSGAGVSELIIDGANGYIFRSGNHQELAQKIDIVLKDPDKYGLMGKETVKKCDVNFAFEQIKDVFVEAMKDYGK, from the coding sequence ATGATAGCTAATATTACTCATTACGCCATGGTTTCAGTTGCAATTAATACTCAAACTCCTCCCATAAGGTTCAGACAGACCTACCGAGACCTCGTTGAGAAGTACGGTTACCTTGAGTTGCCCATAGACTTATCAGCCATAGACAGCTCTGACTACTACATTTCTGTTGGCGGAGTTGCCAAGATGATGATGGCGATATTAGATAAGTTTTCAAAAGTTAGATGGGTGTCTCTAGGTCCTGGCTACCCTCCTGAGGTTATTTACAACGGTAAGGAGTTTTATTTCGTCGACGTCCAACCGGAGACACTTAAAGGTTACACGGAGTTCAAAGAGGGGATATACAACGAGTCCCACGGTCTGACTAAATACGAAATTCAACCCTTCCACTACATCTCGTATGCCGATTATAACTGGCTTTCCGCTAAGAAACTTCTACAATTTTATAAGGACACTGACATTTACTTCATCAACGATTTTCAACAGCTCTTAGTAGGAGGGATTATAGGCCCCTCTGCTCCGGCTGTGCTTTGGTATCACATACCTTTCGTACCAGAGTTACTCTCTAGAAAGATCAGGGATTTCATTGTAAAGTCCTTTGAGGGCTTTGACTACGTGATAGTCAGTACGAAAAGGGACTTAGAGGGGTTGTTAAGAGCAGGAGCCAGAACAAAGGTTAAACAGATATATCCCTACATCAACACGTCATCATATAAGAAACCAGGTAAGGGAGAGGTTGAAAAGGTAAGGGATAAATACGGTCTTAAACCTGACGATAAGGTGATAACTGTAGTAGCTAGAATGGATCCCATGAAGAGTCAAGACGTCGTTATAACAGCTATGAAGGAAGTAAAAACCCCTAACGTAAAGTTACTACTGGTTGGAGACGGAAGTTTTACTAGTGGGGCTCTAGGAACAGGTAAGGCCAGTTCATGGGTGAGAAAGTTAAAGGCTCTGGCTCAGGACTTAGGAGTCTACGATAAAGTAGTATTCACCGGTCATGTAGATGACGAGGAACTGTTTACAATATATGAGGCTTCAGATGTAATTGTATTACCATCTAGGATAGAGGGTTTCGGACTCGTAGTTTGTGAGGGCTGGGTTTATGGTAAGCCTGCAATAGTGAGCTCGGGCGCGGGTGTAAGTGAGTTAATTATAGATGGGGCTAACGGGTATATCTTTAGGAGTGGTAATCATCAGGAATTAGCACAAAAAATAGATATTGTCTTGAAAGACCCAGATAAATATGGGCTAATGGGAAAGGAGACCGTAAAGAAGTGTGATGTAAACTTCGCTTTTGAACAAATAAAGGATGTCTTTGTTGAAGCTATGAAAGACTACGGAAAGTAA
- a CDS encoding winged helix-turn-helix domain-containing protein, which translates to MRSKRDQLEIISDILDLVEKGHTAKSALMKNANLSFTILKKYADYLISKGYLEETENGYRITPKGEKVLEKLRRVRELEFKLAELINELSEEL; encoded by the coding sequence ATGAGGAGTAAAAGAGACCAGCTTGAGATCATTAGTGATATTCTAGATCTTGTCGAAAAAGGGCACACAGCAAAATCTGCTCTAATGAAAAATGCAAATTTGAGCTTTACTATATTAAAGAAGTATGCTGACTATCTAATTAGTAAAGGGTATCTAGAAGAGACTGAAAATGGTTATAGAATCACTCCTAAAGGAGAGAAAGTGCTAGAGAAATTAAGAAGGGTTAGAGAACTAGAATTTAAATTAGCTGAACTTATTAATGAGTTATCAGAAGAATTATAA